A region from the Triticum urartu cultivar G1812 chromosome 1, Tu2.1, whole genome shotgun sequence genome encodes:
- the LOC125510569 gene encoding L-type lectin-domain containing receptor kinase SIT2-like, with protein MSLESSIALLRHLTVLTLVALVPSSAALSFIYNGFQHAADLSLDGSASILRGGALQLTNDSNNLMGHAFFAAPVPMLVNKAVISFSTAFVFDIVTVGRSGGHGLAFVVAASKVLPGASDEQYLGLLGKGNLGNSSNHVFAVELDTVQANGLLNETNANHVGVDLNSLVSNVSEPAAYFTDDDGRSVSVPLESAQPIQAWVDYDGSAKVLNVTIAPASLQTRPRRPLISQVIDLSPIFKEDMYVGFSAATGKLASSHYVLAWSFRTDGVAQAIDLSRLPKVPKAPAPPPSTSTIIKIVALSCAATLVMVVAAIGAAFWLRRRAALAETLEEWELDHPHRLPYKELYNATKGFKNSELLGAGGFGQVYRGVLRRSGDTVAIKRISSNGSQGMREFVAEVASLGRMRHRNLVELRGWCKRGQDLLLVYDFMPNGSLDAHLFGSAGVGVSPSPALLTWEQRLRILRGVASGLVYLHEGWEQVVVHRDVKASNVLLGADMSARLGDFGLARLYEHGAEPATTRVVGTLGYMAPELTVTGKATTASDVFGFGGLLLEVASGRRPIDPITGVNLVRWVRDHGVKGDLVRAVDERLDGWYDKEEARLVLWLGLACSQWRPEARPSMRQVCQYLNGEEEMQEDAVLVFSDVDSIDFGSLTSLTWSSSCQSCATMSAGSLRRGR; from the coding sequence ATGTCTCTGGAGTCGTCCATCGCTCTCCTTCGCCACCTCACCGTGCTCACCCTCGTTGCTCTCGTCCCTTCTTCGGCCGCACTTAGCTTCATCTACAACGGCTTCCAGCACGCCGCCGACCTGAGCCTAGACGGCTCGGCGTCCATCTTGCGCGGCGGCGCGCTTCAGCTCACCAACGACAGCAACAACCTCATGGGCCACGCCTTCTTCGCGGCGCCAGTGCCAATGCTCGTGAACAAGGCGGTCATCTCCTTCAGCACGGCCTTCGTCTTCGACATCGTTACTGTCGGCAGAAGCGGCGGCCATGGACTCGCTTTCGTGGTCGCGGCTTCCAAGGTGCTCCCCGGGGCAAGTGACGAGCAGTACCTTGGCCTCCTCGGCAAAGGAAATCTGGGCAACTCCTCGAACCACGTTTTCGCCGTCGAGTTGGACACGGTGCAGGCGAACGGGCTCCTGAACGAGACGAACGCCAACCACGTCGGCGTCGACTTGAACAGCCTCGTGTCCAACGTGTCGGAGCCGGCCGCCTACTTCACCGATGACGACGGCAGGAGCGTCTCCGTGCCGCTCGAGAGCGCGCAGCCGATCCAGGCGTGGGTGGACTACGACGGCAGCGCCAAGGTCCTCAACGTGACCATCGCTCCCGCGTCCTTGCAAACGCGGCCTCGCCGGCCGCTTATATCGCAGGTCATTGACCTCTCGCCGATCTTTAAGGAAGACATGTACGTCGGTTTCTCGGCGGCGACAGGGAAGTTGGCGAGCTCGCATTACGTTCTTGCCTGGAGCTTCCGTACCGACGGAGTCGCGCAAGCCATCGATCTCTCCCGGCTGCCGAAAGTCCCAAAGGCGCCGGCTCCTCCACCTTCCACGTCCACCATCATCAAGATCGTCGCTCTGTCTTGCGCCGCCACGCTGGTCATGGTCGTCGCCGCCATCGGTGCCGCGTTTTGGCTGCGGAGAAGGGCGGCGCTGGCCGAGACGCTTGAGGAGTGGGAGCTGGATCACCCGCACAGGTTGCCATACAAGGAGCTGTACAATGCGACAAAGGGGTTCAAGAACAGTGAGCTCCTGGGCGCCGGTGGCTTCGGCCAGGTGTACAGAGGCGTGCTCCGGCGCTCTGGCGACACGGTGGCCATCAAGAGGATCTCAAGCAACGGGTCGCAGGGGATGCGCGAGTTCGTCGCCGAGGTCGCGAGCCTCGGGCGCATGCGGCACCGGAACCTGGTCGAGCTGCGCGGGTGGTGCAAGCGCGGGCAAGACCTGCTTCTGGTCTACGACTTCATGCCCAACGGCAGCCTCGACGCGCACCTGTTCGGCAGTGCCGGCGTCGGCGTGTCCCCATCGCCGGCGTTGCTCACGTGGGAGCAGCGTTTGAGGATCCTCAGGGGCGTCGCGTCCGGGCTGGTGTACCTGCACGAGGGGTGGGAGCAGGTGGTGGTGCACCGCGACGTCAAGGCCAGCAACGTGCTGCTGGGCGCGGACATGAGCGCGCGGCTCGGCGACTTCGGCCTCGCGCGCCTCTACGAGCACGGCGCGGAACCTGCCACGACTCGCGTCGTCGGGACGCTGGGCTACATGGCGCCGGAGCTCACCGTGACTGGCAAGGCCACCACGGCCAGCGACGTGTTCGGCTTCGGCGGCCTGCTTCTCGAGGTGGCGAGCGGGCGGCGGCCCATCGACCCCATCACCGGCGTGAACCTGGTGCGCTGGGTCCGAGACCACGGCGTCAAGGGCGACCTGGTGCGAGCCGTGGACGAGAGGCTCGACGGGTGGTATGACAAGGAGGAGGCGAGGCTGGTGCTGTGGCTGGGTCTCGCTTGCAGCCAGTGGCGGCCGGAGGCGCGGCCTAGCATGAGGCAGGTTTGCCAGTACCTCAACGGCGAGGAGGAAATGCAGGAGGATGCCGTGCTCGTCTTCTCAGACGTCGACTCCATCGACTTCGGCTCCTTGACGTCGCTGACATGGTCGTCATCATGTCAGTCGTGTGCAACAATGTCGGCGGGCTCACTGCGCCGTGGACGGTGA
- the LOC125510579 gene encoding mitogen-activated protein kinase 6: MDTSGGGGGAAGGAAQIQGMATHGGRYVLYNVYGNLFEVASKYAPPIRPIGRGAYGIVCAAVSSDTGEEVAIKKIGNAFDNHIDAKRTLREIKLLRHMDHENILAIKDLIRPPIRDDFKDVYIVTELMDTDLHQIIRSNQSLTDDHCQYFLYQLLRGLKYVHSANVLHRDLKPSNLFLNANCDLKIADFGLARTTSETDLMTEYVVTRWYRAPELLLNCSQYTAAIDVWSVGCILGEIITRQPLFPGRDYIQQLKLITELIGSPDDSSLGFLRSDNARRYMKQLPQYPRQDFRLRFRNMSDGAVDLLERMLVFDPSRRITVDEALHHPYLASLHDINEEPTCPAPFSFDFEQPSFTEEHMKELIWRETLAFNPDPPY, translated from the exons GCAACCTCTTCGAGGTCGCCTCCAAGTACGCCCCGCCCATCCGCCCCATCGGCCGAGGCGCCTACGGCATTGTCTG CGCGGCGGTTAGTTCGGATACAGGAGAGGAGGTTgcgatcaagaagattggaaatGCGTTTGACAACCACATCGACGCCAAGCGGACGCTGAGAGAAATAAAGCTTCTTCGCCACATGGACCATGAGAAT ATTCTTGCCATAAAGGATTTAATACGCCCCCCAATAAGAGATGATTTTAAGGATGTGTACATTGTTACTGAGTTGATGGACACAGATCTCCACCAGATCATTCGCTCAAATCAATCATTGACTGATGACCATTGCCAG TACTTCTTGTATCAGTTGCTTCGAGGGCTAAAATATGTGCACTCAGCAAATGTCTTGCACCGTGATCTGAAGCCAAGCAATTTGTTCCTAAACGCAAATTGCGATCTCAAGATTGCAGACTTTGGGCTTGCAAGGACCACTTCAGAAACTGATCTCATGACAGAGTATGTGGTCACTCGTTGGTACCGAGCACCAGAGTTGCTGTTGAACTGTTCACAATATACTGCTGCAATTGATGTCTGGTCAGTTGGGTGCATACTTGGTGAAATTATTACTCGTCAACCCCTGTTTCCTGGAAGAGATTACATCCAACAGTTAAAATTGATCACTGAG TTGATAGGATCACCAGATGATTCGAGCCTAGGATTTCTTCGGAGTGATAATGCACGAAGATACATGAAGCAATTACCACAGTACCCAAGGCAGGACTTCCGCCTGCGCTTCCGCAACATGTCTGATGGTGCAGTTGATCTGTTAGAGAGAATGCTGGTGTTTGACCCAAGCAGACGCATCACTG TTGATGAGGCTCTGCATCACCCATACTTGGCTTCTCTTCATGACATCAACGAAGAACCCACTTGCCCAGCACCTTTCAGCTTTGATTTTGAGCAACCATCTTTTACAGAAGAACATATGAAAGAGCTCATCTGGAGGGAAACTTTAGCATTTAACCCTGATCCTCCCTACTAA